A region from the Hippopotamus amphibius kiboko isolate mHipAmp2 chromosome 15, mHipAmp2.hap2, whole genome shotgun sequence genome encodes:
- the ICAM4 gene encoding intercellular adhesion molecule 4 — MGCLLLVFLLLLLSPSYPRGGSARRRRAARTQGPGGSSPARSETSAPFWVRISPEFKAVPPGGSVWLNCSNSCPLPDGSSLRTELRRGKTLSGPGWVAYQLQDVRAWSSDVHCFVTCAGETRGATARITAYKQPRSVILEPPVLKGSEYTLRCHVTHVFPVGFLVVTLRRGGRVIYSESLERFTSQHLANVTLTYALRARPGDFGHPVTCHARLNLDGLVVLSSSAPMTLPVLAWSPASKALASTSIAALVGILLVVGALCLRKYLSMQSRA, encoded by the exons ATGGGGTGTCTGCTCCTGGTCTTCCTGCTGCTTTTGCTGTCGCCCTCCTACCCTCGAGGGGGCAGCGCGCGGAGGCGCCGGGCTGCGCGGACACAAGGTCCGGGAGGCAGCTCTCCCGCGCGCTCCGAGACCTCAGCACCGTTCTGGGTGCGCATAAGCCCGGAGTTCAAGGCCGTGCCTCCGGGGGGCTCAGTGTGGCTCAACTGCAGCAATAGCTGCCCCCTACCGGACGGTTCCAGCCTCCGCACCGAGCTGCGGAGAGGCAAGACGCTCAGTGGGCCCGGCTGGGTAGCCTACCAGCTGCAGGATGTGAGGGCCTGGAGCTCCGATGTGCACTGCTTCGTCACCTGCGCGGGAGAAACGCGGGGGGCCACCGCCAGGATTACCGCCTACA AACAGCCACGCAGCGTGATCCTGGAGCCGCCGGTCTTAAAGGGCAGTGAGTACACTCTGCGCTGCCACGTGACGCACGTGTTCCCCGTGGGCTTCCTGGTGGTGACTCTGAGGCGCGGTGGCCGGGTCATCTACTCCGAGAGCCTGGAGCGTTTCACAAGCCAGCATCTGGCCAACGTGACGCTGACATACGCACTACGCGCCAGGCCTGGTGACTTCGGGCATCCCGTTACCTGCCACGCCCGCCTCAATCTCGACGGCCTGGTGGTCCTCAGTAGCTCGGCACCCATGACGCTGCCAGTCCTCG CTTGGAGCCCTGCGTCCAAAGCCTTGGCCTCCACCTCCATCGCAGCCCTTGTGGGGATCCTTCTTGTAGTAGGGGCCCTCTGCCTGCGAAAGTACCTATCGATGCAGTCTCGGGCATAG
- the ICAM1 gene encoding intercellular adhesion molecule 1 isoform X1 produces the protein MVPGAAHPALLALLALLGAVLPGPGGAKTSVQPLNAIILQGGSVKVNCSTSCDQPTKLGIETDLTKKEVGHGKNWKSFELSDVQKDSIPMCYSFCDGSQLAAQMNITVYSFPELVELDPLPSWQPVGKHLNLSCVVSSGGPRDDLTVVLLQGEEELARKPAGKEEPAKVTFPVLARRDNHGANFSCRTELDLRSQGLGLFQNSSAPRMLQTFVLPTADPHLDAPRVLEVGTRWLVNCTLDGLFPASEAEVYLALGDHRPNLTVTYSDDSVLAQAWVMGNVEDEGTHNLKCEVNLGDQSRRSLEDVTVYSFPAPSLTLSEPEVSEGTTVNVECKAQAGAVVTLDGAPAGPSGPRAQLQLNVSAEYNGHSFFCSARLDVAGQVLHKNQTRELRVLYGPRLNERDCLGNWTWQEGSQQTLRCEPWGNPLPELKCNRKKDRASLPIGDLRPVKREMEGTYQCRATSPRGEVTREVVINVIYHQDNLAIIIPVATVFILATVSTAAYIYNYQRKIQKYELQKAQKAQEEAAMKLNTPATPP, from the exons ATGGTTCCCGGCGCCGCCCATCCCGCGCTGCTTGCGCTCCTGGCTCTGCTCGGGGCCGTGCTCCCAG ggcctggaggtgccAAAACATCAGTGCAGCCTCTAAATGCCATTATACTCCAAGGCGGCTCCGTAAAGGTGAACTGCAGTACCTCCTGTGACCAACCCACAAAGCTCGGTATAGAGACTGATTTGACCAAGAAGGAAGTGGGCCATGGGAAGAACTGGAAGAGTTTTGAACTGAGTGACGTGCAAAAAGACAGCATTCCAATGTGCTACTCATTCTGTGACGGCAGCCAATTGGCAGCTCAGATGAACATCACCGTATACT cgtTCCCAGAACTCGTGGAGCTGGATCCCCTGCCCAGCTGGCAGCCTGTGGGTAAACACCTCAACCTGAGCTGCGTGGTGTCCAGCGGGGGCCCCCGGGACGACCTCACCGTGGTGCTGCTCcaaggggaggaggagctggcccGCAAGCCAGCGGGAAAGGAGGAGCCTGCCAAGGTCACGTTCCCGGTGCTGGCGAGGAGAGACAACCATGGCGCCAATTTCTCTTGCCGCACGGAGCTGGACCTGCGGTCCCAAGGGCTGGGACTGTTCCAGAATAGCTCGGCCCCCAGGATGCTCCAAACCTTTG TCCTGCCAACAGCCGACCCGCATCTTGATGCCCCCCGGGTCCTGGAAGTGGGCACACGGTGGCTGGTGAACTGCACCTTGGATGGACTGTTCCCAGCCTCGGAGGCCGAGGTCTACCTGGCGCTGGGGGACCACAGGCCGAACCTCACAGTCACGTACAGTGATGACTCGGTCTTGGCCCAGGCCTGGGTCATGGGAAACGTGGAGGACGAGGGCACCCACAACTTGAAGTGTGAGGTGAATCTGGGAGACCAGAGTCGGCGGTCTCTCGAGGATGTGACGGTCTATA GCTTCCCGGCTCCCAGCTTGACCCTGAGCGAGCCTGAGGTCTCGGAAGGGACTACAGTGAACGTGGAGTGCAAGGCCCAGGCTGGAGCTGTGGTGACGCTGGACGGGGCCCCAGCTGGGCCTTCTGGCCCGAGGGCCCAATTGCAGCTGAACGTCAGCGCCGAGTACAACGGGCACAGCTTCTTCTGCTCTGCTAGGCTGGATGTGGCCGGGCAGGTGCTACACAAAAACCAGACCCGGGAGCTCCGCGTCCTGT ATGGCCCCCGACTAAACGAGAGGGATTGCCTGGGAAACTGGACATGGCAGGAAGGCTCCCAGCAGACCCTGAGGTGCGAGCCCTGGGGGAACCCACTCCCCGAGCTGAAATGTAACCGGAAGAAGGATAGGGCTTCGCTGCCCATCGGGGACCTGAGGCCTGTCAAGCGGGAGATGGAGGGCACCTACCAGTGTCGGGCCACCAGCCCTCGCGGTGAGGTCACCCGTGAAGTGGTCATCAACGTGATCT ACCACCAGGATAACCTGGCCATCATCATTCCAGTGGCAACTGTGTTCATCTTGGCCACCGTGAGCACGGCTGCTTACATCTATAACTACCAGCGGAAGATCCAGAAATATGAGCTACAGAAGGCCCAGAAGGCCCAGGAAGAGGCTGCCATGAAACTGAACACACCAGCCACGCCTCCCTGA
- the ICAM1 gene encoding intercellular adhesion molecule 1 isoform X2 produces MVPGAAHPALLALLALLGAVLPGPGGAKTSVQPLNAIILQGGSVKVNCSTSCDQPTKLGIETDLTKKEVGHGKNWKSFELSDVQKDSIPMCYSFCDGSQLAAQMNITVYFLPTADPHLDAPRVLEVGTRWLVNCTLDGLFPASEAEVYLALGDHRPNLTVTYSDDSVLAQAWVMGNVEDEGTHNLKCEVNLGDQSRRSLEDVTVYSFPAPSLTLSEPEVSEGTTVNVECKAQAGAVVTLDGAPAGPSGPRAQLQLNVSAEYNGHSFFCSARLDVAGQVLHKNQTRELRVLYGPRLNERDCLGNWTWQEGSQQTLRCEPWGNPLPELKCNRKKDRASLPIGDLRPVKREMEGTYQCRATSPRGEVTREVVINVIYHQDNLAIIIPVATVFILATVSTAAYIYNYQRKIQKYELQKAQKAQEEAAMKLNTPATPP; encoded by the exons ATGGTTCCCGGCGCCGCCCATCCCGCGCTGCTTGCGCTCCTGGCTCTGCTCGGGGCCGTGCTCCCAG ggcctggaggtgccAAAACATCAGTGCAGCCTCTAAATGCCATTATACTCCAAGGCGGCTCCGTAAAGGTGAACTGCAGTACCTCCTGTGACCAACCCACAAAGCTCGGTATAGAGACTGATTTGACCAAGAAGGAAGTGGGCCATGGGAAGAACTGGAAGAGTTTTGAACTGAGTGACGTGCAAAAAGACAGCATTCCAATGTGCTACTCATTCTGTGACGGCAGCCAATTGGCAGCTCAGATGAACATCACCGTATACT TCCTGCCAACAGCCGACCCGCATCTTGATGCCCCCCGGGTCCTGGAAGTGGGCACACGGTGGCTGGTGAACTGCACCTTGGATGGACTGTTCCCAGCCTCGGAGGCCGAGGTCTACCTGGCGCTGGGGGACCACAGGCCGAACCTCACAGTCACGTACAGTGATGACTCGGTCTTGGCCCAGGCCTGGGTCATGGGAAACGTGGAGGACGAGGGCACCCACAACTTGAAGTGTGAGGTGAATCTGGGAGACCAGAGTCGGCGGTCTCTCGAGGATGTGACGGTCTATA GCTTCCCGGCTCCCAGCTTGACCCTGAGCGAGCCTGAGGTCTCGGAAGGGACTACAGTGAACGTGGAGTGCAAGGCCCAGGCTGGAGCTGTGGTGACGCTGGACGGGGCCCCAGCTGGGCCTTCTGGCCCGAGGGCCCAATTGCAGCTGAACGTCAGCGCCGAGTACAACGGGCACAGCTTCTTCTGCTCTGCTAGGCTGGATGTGGCCGGGCAGGTGCTACACAAAAACCAGACCCGGGAGCTCCGCGTCCTGT ATGGCCCCCGACTAAACGAGAGGGATTGCCTGGGAAACTGGACATGGCAGGAAGGCTCCCAGCAGACCCTGAGGTGCGAGCCCTGGGGGAACCCACTCCCCGAGCTGAAATGTAACCGGAAGAAGGATAGGGCTTCGCTGCCCATCGGGGACCTGAGGCCTGTCAAGCGGGAGATGGAGGGCACCTACCAGTGTCGGGCCACCAGCCCTCGCGGTGAGGTCACCCGTGAAGTGGTCATCAACGTGATCT ACCACCAGGATAACCTGGCCATCATCATTCCAGTGGCAACTGTGTTCATCTTGGCCACCGTGAGCACGGCTGCTTACATCTATAACTACCAGCGGAAGATCCAGAAATATGAGCTACAGAAGGCCCAGAAGGCCCAGGAAGAGGCTGCCATGAAACTGAACACACCAGCCACGCCTCCCTGA
- the MRPL4 gene encoding 39S ribosomal protein L4, mitochondrial, producing MLRLVLAGGRACLRPKGCRGLNALAEEAVQPAEKPEAAASAGPQAPVLRRCELRVPAHQRPVQAWVESLRGYEQERVGLTELHPDVFSTTPRLDILHQVAIWQKNFKRISYAKTKTRAEVRGGGRKPWRQKGSGRARHGSIRSPIWRGGGIAHGPRGPTSYYYMLPMKVRVQGLKVALTVKLAQDDLHIVDSLELPTADPQYLMELARYRRWGDSVLLVDLEHENMPENIVAATSGLKTFNLVPAVGLNVHSMLKHQTLVLTLPTVAFLEEKLLWHDSRYTPLYPFRLPYCDFP from the exons ATGCTGCGGCTCGTCCTCGCCGGGGGTCGGGCCTGCCTTCGGCCCAAGGGCTGCCGG GGCCTGAACGCGCTGGCAGAAGAGGCAGTGCAGCCGGCGGAGAAACCAGAAGCGGCGGCGAGCGCGG GTCCCCAGGCGCCGGTGCTGCGCAGGTGCGAGCTCCGGGTACCCGCGCACCAGCGTCCGGTGCAGGCCTGGGTCGAGTCCCTTCGTGGCTACGAGCAGGAGCGCGTGGGTCTGACCGAGCTGCACCCAGACGTTTTCTCCACGACGCCCAG GCTGGATATCCTGCACCAGGTTGCCATCTGGCAGAAGAACTTCAAGAGAATT AGCTATGCCAAGACCAAGACCAGGGCCGAGGTGCGGGGGGGTGGCCGGAAGCCCTGGCGGCAGAAAGGCAGCGGGCGCGCCAGGCATGGCAGCATCCGCTCCCCGATCTGGCGCGGAG GAGGCATTGCCCACGGTCCCCGGGGCCCCACAAGCTACTACTACATGCTGCCCATGAAAGTGCGGGTCCAGGGCCTCAAAGTGGCGCTGACCGTCAAGCTGGCCCAG GATGACCTACACATCGTGGACTCCCTGGAGCTGCCGACCGCAGACCCCCAGTACCTGATGGAGCTGGCCCGCTACCGCCGCTGGGGCGACTCCGTCCTCCTTGTGGACTT AGAACATGAGAACATGCCCGAGAACATTGTGGCAGCCACCTCCGGGCTCAAGACCTTCAACCTGGTCCCTGCTGTTG gcctGAATGTGCACAGCATGCTCAAGCACCAGACCCTGGTGCTGACCTTGCCGACCGTCGCCTTCCTGGAGGAGAAGCTACTGTGGCACGACTCGCGCTACACGCCCCTCTACCCCTTCCGCCTGCCCTACTGCGACTTCCCCTGA